In Rosa chinensis cultivar Old Blush chromosome 1, RchiOBHm-V2, whole genome shotgun sequence, a genomic segment contains:
- the LOC112168335 gene encoding uncharacterized protein LOC112168335, translating to MGIRDVQIRGHSQLVINQLQEKYRCVSWLLVPYLNRAIELLDQFDDVDLEYIPRECNFVANELAQLATGISLKYGVRERILKVERRTLPSWLARPNPPDDPVVAELEPIDVDWRIPLVEYLKQPDPTADRKIRFLALNYFLRGDELQRRGEDGIDFRFGIPEVLVSDRGAAFMGCPVEELVNDFGIQFIHSTPYYAQSNGQAEASNKTIITLLKKMPVENPRQWPDTLFETLWAYRTSKRNPTAMTPYALMFGHDAVLPLEINVHSLRVQEQHHLIGEDYVQAMW from the exons ATGGGCATAAGGGACGTTCAGATTCGCGGCCATTCTCAGCTCGTTATAAACCAGCTCCAGGAAAAGTATCGATGTGTAAGTTGGTTGCTTGTACCATATCTGAATCGCGCCATTGAACTTCTAGACCAATTTGATGATGTCGATTTGGAGTATATTCCCCGCGAGTGCAATTTTGTAGCTAATGAGCTCGCTCAGCTGGCCACAGGCATTTCGTTGAAGTATGGAGTGCGCGAGCGTATTCTGAAGGTTGAGCGTCGCACATTACCTTCATGGCTCGCACGGCCTAATCCACCAGATGATCCTGTGGTCGCGGAGCTAGAACCTATCGATGTGGATTGGCGAATCCCGCTGGTTGAGTACCTCAAGCAACCAGACCCAACAGCTGACAGGAAGATTCGCTTTCTCGCTCTAAATTACTTCCTTAGAGGTGATGAGTTGCAGCGACGTGgggaagatggcatagactttCG gtttggtatccccgAGGTGCTTGTTTCGGACCggggggcagcgttcatgggaTGCCCCGTCGAGGAGCTTGTCAATGATTTTGGTATCCAGTTCATCCACAGCACTCCGTATTATGCCCAGTCCAATGGTCAAGCGGAGGCGAGCAACAAGACAATTATTACCTTACTAAAGAAGATGCCAGTAGAGAACCCTCGACAATGGCCCGACACTTTGTTTGAGACACtttgggcctatcgcacttctaaacggAATCCCACCGCGATGACGCCGTACGCACTCATGTTTGGTCATGACGCTGTCTTACCATTAGAAATTAACGTTCATTCTCTACGCGTGCAAGAGCAGCATCATTTGATCGGTGAAGATTACGTTCAGGCAATGTGGTAG